A region from the Halomarina litorea genome encodes:
- a CDS encoding translation initiation factor IF-5A, protein MAKQQTEVRDLQEGSYVMIEDVPCVINSYSTAKPGKHGSAKARVEGKGVFDSKKRNFTQPVDAKVWVPIIDRKQGQVVSANNGEMQVMDLETYETFTMRVPDGVDAANEDEIEFLQYEDQRKIV, encoded by the coding sequence ATGGCGAAACAGCAGACCGAGGTCCGCGACCTGCAGGAGGGGAGCTACGTCATGATCGAGGACGTCCCCTGCGTCATCAACTCTTACAGCACGGCGAAGCCGGGCAAGCACGGCAGCGCGAAGGCCCGCGTCGAGGGCAAGGGCGTCTTCGACAGCAAGAAGCGCAACTTCACGCAGCCGGTCGACGCGAAGGTGTGGGTCCCCATCATCGACCGCAAGCAGGGTCAGGTCGTCTCCGCCAACAACGGCGAGATGCAGGTGATGGACCTCGAGACGTACGAGACGTTCACGATGCGCGTCCCCGACGGCGTCGACGCCGCCAACGAGGACGAGATCGAGTTCCTCCAGTACGAGGACCAGCGGAAGATCGTATAA
- the speB gene encoding agmatinase: protein MFPGAVADREDARYVLLGAPLDISTTFQPGTRFGPDRVRRFARTFDDFDHHTRSHFTDLAVHDGGDLRAWDDAREYLDFLEGMVGDARSDGAVPLLLGGEHTVTVAGVRACDPDVFVCLDAHLDLREEYDGNPLSHATVTRHALDVAEEAVVLGARTGSEAEWDRASEADVTVVPPGEVGEWTPDFGDRSVYLSVDVDGADPAFAPGTGTMEPFGLFPREMHRVVRAVASHCVGFDVVEVNDRDDGQAATLAGKLLRAFVFAHAAGGDDSGR, encoded by the coding sequence GTGTTCCCCGGGGCCGTCGCGGACCGCGAGGACGCGCGCTACGTCCTCCTCGGCGCGCCCCTCGACATCTCGACGACGTTTCAGCCGGGCACCCGCTTCGGCCCCGATCGGGTCCGGCGGTTCGCCCGGACGTTCGACGACTTCGACCACCACACGCGGAGTCACTTCACCGACCTCGCGGTCCACGACGGCGGCGACCTGCGGGCGTGGGACGACGCCCGCGAGTACCTCGACTTCCTGGAGGGGATGGTCGGCGACGCCCGGAGCGACGGGGCGGTCCCCCTGTTGCTCGGCGGCGAACACACCGTCACGGTCGCGGGCGTTCGTGCCTGCGACCCCGACGTGTTCGTCTGTCTCGACGCCCACCTCGACCTGCGCGAGGAGTACGACGGCAACCCGCTGAGCCACGCCACCGTCACCCGTCACGCCCTCGACGTGGCCGAGGAGGCCGTTGTCCTCGGGGCGCGGACGGGGAGCGAGGCCGAGTGGGACCGGGCGAGCGAGGCGGACGTGACCGTCGTCCCGCCCGGCGAGGTGGGGGAGTGGACGCCCGACTTCGGGGACCGATCGGTTTACCTGAGCGTGGACGTCGACGGTGCGGACCCCGCGTTCGCGCCGGGGACGGGGACGATGGAGCCGTTCGGTCTCTTCCCCCGCGAGATGCACCGCGTCGTCAGAGCCGTCGCCTCTCACTGCGTCGGGTTCGACGTCGTGGAGGTCAACGACCGGGACGACGGGCAGGCGGCGACACTGGCCGGAAAGCTCCTGCGGGCGTTCGTCTTCGCGCACGCGGCCGGTGGAGACGACAGCGGGCGCTGA